A single region of the Hevea brasiliensis isolate MT/VB/25A 57/8 unplaced genomic scaffold, ASM3005281v1 Scaf357, whole genome shotgun sequence genome encodes:
- the LOC110665398 gene encoding LOW QUALITY PROTEIN: respiratory burst oxidase homolog protein A-like (The sequence of the model RefSeq protein was modified relative to this genomic sequence to represent the inferred CDS: inserted 2 bases in 1 codon), which yields MKGLPKHERRWASDSVPGKETFSAGTSPGTDFNPSEEFVEVTLDLQDDDTIVLRSVEPATVINIEDGSGVASAGAETPVSASASASRSPTIRRSSSNKFLQFSQELKAEAVAKAKQFSQELKAELRRFSWSHGHASKVLSASPSNDGVGSGFESALAARALRKQRAQLDRTRSGAQKALRGLRFISNSKSNGVDAWNEVQSNFEKLAKDGYLYRADFAQCIGMRDSREFALELFDALGRRRRLKVDKITRDELYEFWSQITDQSFDSRLQIFFDMVDKNDDGRITEEEVKEIIMLSASANKLSRLKEQAEEYAALIMEELDPERLGYIELWQLETLLLQKDTYLSYSQALSYTSQALSQNLQGLRKRGPIRRLSGQLIYFLQENWRRIWVLALWVLIMIGLFTWKFIQYKQKXAFKVMGYCLLTAKGAAETLKLNMALILLPVCRNTITWLRSTRLGYFVPFDDNINFHKTIAAAIVIGVILHAGNHLACDFPRLINSSDQEYQSYLHDDFGGHKPSYAKLARGAEGVTGILMVIFMAIAFTLATRWFRRSLIKFPKPFDRLTGFNAFWYSHHLFVLVYILLIIHGVFLYLVHRWYLKTTWMYLAVPVLLYAGERALRFFRSGFYTVQLRKVAIYPGNVLTLQMSKPSQFRYKSGQYMFVQCPAVSPFEWHPFSITSAPGDDYLSVHIRQLGDWTQELKRVFSEVCERPVAGKSGLLRADETTKKCLPKLLIDGPYGAPAQDYRKYDVLLLVGLGIGATPFISILKDLLNNIVKMEEQADLGSDISRTSDLSVGSNDASTHNRTSPKRKKTLRTTNAYFYWVTREQGSFDWFKGVMNEVADIDQRGVIEMHNYLTSVYEEGDARSALITMVQALNHAKNGVDIVSGTRVRTHFARPNWKKVLSKLCSKHCNARIGVFYCGAPVLAKELSKLCYEFNQKGSTKFEFHKEHF from the exons ATGAAGGGCTTACCGAAACATGAGCGCCGATGGGCCTCCGATTCCGTTCCCGGCAAGGAAACGTTCAGCGCCGGAACGTCTCCCGGTACTGACTTCAATCCTTCTGAAGAGTTCGTTGAAGTCACGCTTGATTTGCAGGATGATGACACTATTGTCCTCCGGAGTGTCGAGCCGGCCACGGTTATTAACATCGAAGATGGAAGTGGAGTCGCCTCAGCTGGAGCTGAAACTCCAGTTTCTGCGTCTGCATCGGCGTCGAGATCGCCGACGATCAGGCGGAGTTCGTCGAATAAGTTTCTACAGTTCTCGCAGGAGTTGAAGGCGGAGGCGGTGGCCAAAGCTAAGCAGTTTTCGCAGGAGTTGAAAGCGGAGCTGAGGAGGTTTTCTTGGAGCCATGGACACGCTTCGAAGGTGTTGTCGGCTTCGCCGAGCAATGATGGAGTTGGAAGTGGATTTGAGTCGGCTTTGGCTGCTCGAGCTTTGAGAAAGCAGCGAGCACAGCTGGACCGGACTCGTTCCGGTGCTCAAAAAGCGCTGCGTGGATTGAGGTTTATAAGTAATAGTAAAAGCAACGGTGTAGATGCATGGAACGAAGTTCAAAGCAATTTTGAGAAGCTTGCCAAAGACGGTTATCTTTATCGCGCCGATTTTGCCCAATGCATAG GTATGAGAGATTCCAGGGAGTTTGCTCTTGAACTCTTTGATGCATTGGGTAGGAGACGGAGGTTGAAAGTGGACAAGATTACCAGAGACGAGCTTTACGAGTTTTGGTCACAAATCACCGATCAAAGCTTCGATTCTCGTCTCCAGATCTTCTTCGACAT GGTGGACAAGAATGATGATGGAAGAATCACGGAAGAAGAAGTTAAAGAG ATTATCATGCTAAGTGCATCTGCAAACAAGTTGTCAAGATTAAAGGAACAAGCAGAGGAGTACGCAGCTTTGATAATGGAAGAGTTGGATCCTGAAAGACTTGGCTACATTGAG CTATGGCAATTGGAGACGCTTCTTCTCCAAAAGGACACGTATCTCAGCTATAGTCAAGCGCTAAGCTACACCAGCCAGGCTTTGAGCCAAAACTTACAAGGACTAAGAAAGAGAGGCCCAATAAGGAGGTTAAGCGGGCAGCTAATCTACTTTTTACAAGAGAATTGGAGGAGAATTTGGGTTTTAGCACTATGGGTTTTGATAATGATCGGCTTGTTCACATGGAAATTCATCCAATACAAGCAAAA TGCTTTCAAAGTCATGGGTTATTGTCTCCTAACAGCTAAAGGTGCAGCAGAGACATTGAAGCTCAACATGGCTCTCATTCTCTTGCCAGTGTGTAGAAATACAATAACCTGGCTCAGATCCACAAGATTAGGTTACTTCGTGCCCTTCGACGACAACATTAATTTTCACAAG ACTATTGCAGCCGCAATTGTAATTGGTGTCATTCTCCATGCTGGAAACCACCTTGCTTGTGATTTTCCGAGGCTGATAAATTCATCTGATCAAGAATATCAGAGTTATTTGCATGATGACTTTGGAGGACATAAACCCAGTTATGCTAAATTGGCTAGAGGGGCTGAGGGCGTGACTGGAATTTTAATGGTTATCTTTATGGCAATTGCATTTACGCTTGCAACGCGGTGGTTCAGGCGGAGCCTCATTAAGTTTCCAAAACCCTTTGATAGGCTCACTGGGTTCAATGCATTCTGGTATTCACACCACCTATTTGTCCTTGTCTACATCCTGCTCATCATCCATGGTGTATTCCTCTATCTAGTGCATAGATGGTACCTAAAGACG ACATGGATGTATCTTGCTGTTCCAGTTTTATTATACGCCGGTGAAAGAGCACTGAGATTTTTTCGTTCTGGCTTCTATACCGTCCAGCTTCGGAAG GTTGCAATTTATCCTGGTAATGTCCTCACATTGCAAATGTCAAAGCCTTCCCAGTTTCGATACAAGAGTGGGCAGTACATGTTCGTCCAGTGCCCTGCTGTTTCTCCATTCGAGTG GCATCCATTTTCCATTACCTCCGCTCCTGGTGATGACTATCTTAGTGTTCACATTCGGCAGCTAGGTGACTGGACCCAAGAACTTAAAAGGGTATTCTCAGAGGTCTGCGAACGTCCTGTAGCTGGGAAGAGTGGACTTCTCAGGGCTGATGAAACAACCAAAAAATG TTTGCCAAAGCTCTTAATAGATGGCCCCTATGGCGCCCCAGCACAAGACTACCGGAAATACGATGTGCTGTTACTAGTTGGTCTTGGAATTGGAGCAACTCCTTTTATCAGCATTCTAAAAGATTTGCTCAATAACATTGTCAAAATGGAGGAGCAGGCA GATTTGGGATCAGATATCAGTAGGACATCAGATTTAAGTGTTGGAAGTAATGATGCTTCGACTCATAATAGAACCTCTCCAAAACGAAAGAAGACTCTGAGGACTACCAATGCTTATTTCTATTGGGTAACTAGGGAACAAGGTTCCTTTGATTGGTTCAAAGGGGTCATGAATGAAGTCGCAGACATTGATCAAAGG GGTGTGATTGAAATGCACAATTACTTGACCAGTGTTTATGAAGAAGGTGACGCCCGTTCAGCCCTCATTACCATGGTCCAAGCCCTAAACCATGCAAAGAACGGCGTGGACATTGTTTCTGGCACAAGG GTACGAACCCATTTTGCAAGGCCTAATTGGAAGAAGGTTCTCTCTAAATTATGTTCCAAGCACTGTAATGCAAGGATAG GTGTTTTTTACTGTGGTGCGCCTGTCTTGGCTAAAGAACTCAGCAAGCTCTGCTATGAGTTCAATCAAAAAGGTTCCACCAAGTTTGAGTTCCACAAAGAGCATTTCTAA